The proteins below come from a single Leptidea sinapis chromosome Z, ilLepSina1.1, whole genome shotgun sequence genomic window:
- the LOC126978783 gene encoding ETS-related transcription factor Elf-4-like, with protein sequence MIDYARPYDANISEFYQLPNSPAPARLDDFQVFKKNHITYTYGSYYNTYDVLAEPEVEATANVYHNLVNSRDYYNDSWKYKTVVEWNADDTISWLSDCAVSHGFFEYDIPYYNFRIPGIDLRNLRREDFLDRMRLQTMDHYLSMKIADTVFEKLQCRLNDEIHRQTTVFRYAEESDFLDLDSLDNNKNRWNTHSETKPNIINLFQVDSSDDTEDAFGPPEAASPEFSYVSDGSKSSDEDEKRKLFKRPPGRPKGSGRRPIKRPKSVSVPEFLRNLLFDERYCPSIIKWEDYSQGKFRFVKPDEVAKLWGQMKQNDNMTFEKFSRAMRYHYRQFVLVSVPTARLVYQFGHKGPDYKTDNPNFVKVKSEIDVPYSNS encoded by the exons ATGATCGATTACGCGCGCCCGTACGACGCAAACATTAGCGAGTTCTACCAACTGCCAAACTCGCCGGCGCCCGCGCGCCTCGACGATTTCCAAGTCTTCAAAAAGAACCACATCACCTACACCTATGGAAGCTACTACAACACTTACGATGTTCTCGCCGAACCTGAAGTGGAAGCAACTGCAAACGTTTACCACAACCTCGTCAATTCCAGAGATTACTACAACGACAGTTGGAAATACAAGACCGTTGTCGAATGGAATGCGGATGATACAATCTCCTGGCTCTCCGATTGTGCTGTTTCTCATGGATTCTTCGAATACGATATCCCGTACTATAATTTCAGGATTCCGGGAATCGATCTCCGAAATCTACGGCGAGAGGACTTTCTAGACAGAATGAGACTACAAACCATGGACCATTATTTATCAATGAAGATTGCTGACACTGTTTTCGAAAAGTTGCAGTGTCGACTTAATGATGAAATTCACCGGCAAACGACAGTTTTCAGATACGCGGAAGAGTCCGATTTTTTAGACTTGGACtctttagataataataaaaacaggtGGAATACACATTCAGAAACCAAGCcgaacattattaatttatttcaagttGATTCGAGTGATGACACTGAAGATGCTTTTGGTCCACCTGAGGCAGCCTCGCCGGAGTTTTCATACGTGAGTGATGGCAGTAAATCCAGTGATGAGGATGAGAAGAGGAAGTTGTTCAAGCGACCTCCAGGCAGACCTAAAGGAAGCGGTAGGAGACCCATAAAGCGACCAAAAAGTGTGTCCGTCCCAGAGTTCCTTAGAAACTTATTGTTCGATGAAAGATACTGTCCGTCAATTATAAAATGGGAGGATTACTCACAAGGGAAATTTAG ATTCGTGAAGCCAGATGAAGTAGCAAAGCTGTGGGGTCAAATGAAACAAAACGACAATATGACCTTCGAGAAGTTCAGCAGAGCAATGCGATATCACTACCGGCAGTTCGTGCTCGTCTCTGTACCAACAGCGAGACTCGTCTACCAGTTCGGACACAAAGGTCCAGACTATAAGACCGATAACCCCAACTTCGTCAAAGTAAAGTCCGAAATCGACGTCCCATACTCAAACTCATAG